From one Nitrospira sp. MA-1 genomic stretch:
- a CDS encoding chemotaxis protein has product MAKWMAEIDQRTGLAGANKMELLMFHFGTNETYGINVFKIREVMKLPPVVKIPDSDPRILGLVNLRGENIALVDLKQAIGLGPLDPVGAKLIIAEYNDNKQGFLVGGVDRIIRMSWERIQIPPPMVQSSRQGAVTAITKLEDGRMVLILDVEKVLSELHPRSEEEVLVGIELNDELAGKRVLVADDSLVARKQITKTLERLGMKYEETQTGKEALTRLRQYAELGDKTDRTIFDFVVGVITDIEMPEMDGFSLTKAIREDSRLQGLPILMHSSLSGQCNVDKGKALGVTDYVTKFHPTDLRDKLVQHLGNSSGVVVSS; this is encoded by the coding sequence ATGGCAAAATGGATGGCAGAAATTGATCAACGGACCGGGTTGGCCGGGGCCAATAAGATGGAACTTTTAATGTTCCATTTTGGGACTAATGAGACTTACGGGATTAATGTTTTTAAGATTCGCGAAGTCATGAAGCTCCCACCCGTGGTGAAAATTCCGGACTCCGATCCCCGAATCCTGGGTTTAGTGAATCTCCGTGGAGAAAATATCGCATTAGTGGATTTAAAACAGGCGATTGGACTCGGGCCCTTGGACCCGGTTGGCGCGAAGTTGATCATTGCGGAATATAACGATAACAAACAGGGATTTTTGGTAGGCGGCGTTGATCGGATCATTCGTATGTCGTGGGAACGGATTCAAATTCCCCCCCCGATGGTCCAGTCCAGCCGGCAAGGGGCGGTCACGGCTATTACGAAATTAGAGGATGGCCGAATGGTGTTAATTCTAGATGTGGAAAAGGTGTTGTCCGAATTGCACCCCAGAAGTGAAGAGGAAGTCCTCGTTGGGATTGAACTGAACGATGAATTAGCCGGAAAACGTGTGTTGGTTGCCGACGATTCGCTTGTGGCCAGAAAACAAATTACCAAAACGCTGGAACGGTTGGGCATGAAATACGAAGAAACACAGACGGGAAAAGAGGCGCTCACCCGGTTACGACAGTATGCGGAGTTGGGTGACAAAACGGATCGAACCATTTTCGACTTTGTCGTTGGGGTTATTACCGACATTGAAATGCCAGAAATGGACGGATTTTCCCTGACAAAGGCTATCCGTGAAGATTCCCGATTGCAGGGCCTTCCGATCTTGATGCATTCCTCCTTGTCCGGACAGTGTAATGTGGATAAAGGAAAGGCTTTGGGTGTGACAGATTATGTGACCAAATTTCATCCAACCGACCTTCGTGACAAATTAGTTCAACATCTCGGAAATTCTTCTGGAGTCGTGGTGTCCTCGTAA
- a CDS encoding methyl-accepting chemotaxis protein: protein MRKPTWNVGITTKLVWILVFFSLIPLSVQVYSLFQTGEVLKKEVGVQYEDVAKVIVEKISLYLAERSADAQILSRSPILGGAALWEQAVRPSQEFVQVLNAYVQATGMYSLVQVVDLDGNLIAVNDQDAEGLPLRTEKLYGKSYRLTPWFRALQQGEESIRLTESSLTRNVPQEVFVENVMVDQDVQALFPQESSLTIGLSVPLYAKGRVVGYGSHRMKFSKIEAFFQEAYLDLKKAGFPHAELTLQDGKGMTLMEYAPAVHGTEEMIHDLENVVFKENLPQLGLEAAQLAIQGQSGNARNFHPGKNANQVIGYSPMSGAGGSLGMHWSVLVQVPENEAFSHVRSLTNKTLLEMLLGLLVVVPIGIFMGRKVVSRLKPVWEVAAKASKGDFTHRVPVKTQDELGQMGLALNNLLDELNRMLLQTRNVAHSLSQASVQLSSVGHQVVRASQSQVHQATQVAEAVEEMSATADDMARHTQALASTASGVNDSAVRGGDIVVSSIHGMESVSNRIQESASRIQNLGQRSKDIGDIIGVIQDIAEQTNLLALNAAIEAARAGEQGRGFAVVADEVRKLAERTGKATKEIATVIESVQAGTHEAVLSMEAGTEEAHSGMVLAREAGSRLTEIVQGVQRVVDMIQHFAESTKQQSAVSGKISSSIQQVAQLSQDNESHIQGVATATKQFAALAEDLQTSLSRFTLKR, encoded by the coding sequence ATGAGGAAGCCCACGTGGAATGTAGGCATTACGACAAAATTAGTTTGGATTCTTGTGTTTTTTTCGCTGATTCCTTTGAGTGTTCAAGTGTATTCGTTGTTCCAAACTGGAGAGGTCTTGAAAAAAGAGGTTGGGGTTCAATACGAAGACGTGGCAAAAGTGATTGTTGAAAAAATTTCCCTCTATCTCGCTGAGCGTTCTGCGGATGCCCAGATCTTAAGTCGGAGTCCAATTCTGGGTGGTGCAGCATTATGGGAACAGGCTGTCCGTCCCTCACAGGAATTCGTCCAGGTATTGAATGCGTATGTTCAGGCAACCGGCATGTATTCTTTGGTTCAAGTGGTGGATTTGGATGGCAATCTGATCGCCGTAAATGATCAAGATGCAGAAGGCCTGCCTCTTCGGACGGAAAAGTTGTACGGAAAAAGTTATAGATTGACTCCGTGGTTTCGAGCCCTCCAACAGGGGGAAGAAAGTATACGCTTAACAGAGTCTTCTTTGACAAGAAATGTGCCCCAAGAGGTCTTTGTGGAAAACGTCATGGTCGATCAGGATGTGCAGGCACTCTTCCCCCAAGAGAGCAGTTTGACAATCGGGCTCTCGGTTCCTCTCTATGCTAAGGGGCGAGTGGTTGGGTATGGGAGCCATCGCATGAAGTTTTCAAAAATTGAAGCTTTTTTCCAAGAGGCATACCTGGATTTAAAAAAGGCCGGGTTTCCCCATGCGGAACTAACCCTACAGGATGGCAAAGGTATGACGCTGATGGAATATGCTCCGGCTGTCCATGGAACAGAGGAAATGATTCACGATTTAGAAAATGTGGTGTTTAAGGAAAACCTGCCTCAGTTGGGCCTTGAGGCCGCACAATTGGCGATTCAGGGCCAGTCCGGAAACGCCAGAAATTTTCATCCCGGGAAAAACGCGAATCAAGTCATCGGATATAGCCCGATGTCAGGGGCGGGGGGATCGTTGGGGATGCACTGGTCCGTGTTAGTGCAAGTTCCGGAGAATGAAGCATTCAGTCATGTCAGGAGCCTGACCAATAAAACCTTGTTGGAGATGCTGTTGGGGCTTCTCGTGGTGGTCCCCATTGGAATCTTTATGGGAAGAAAAGTCGTGAGCCGACTGAAACCCGTGTGGGAAGTGGCGGCGAAAGCCTCGAAGGGGGATTTCACTCACCGGGTTCCCGTGAAGACTCAAGACGAACTCGGGCAAATGGGTTTAGCCTTGAATAACCTGTTGGATGAATTAAACCGGATGCTTTTGCAAACACGGAACGTCGCTCACTCCCTGTCTCAAGCGTCGGTCCAATTGTCCTCGGTAGGCCATCAGGTCGTTCGCGCCAGCCAATCACAAGTTCACCAAGCCACTCAGGTTGCTGAAGCGGTTGAGGAAATGTCTGCTACCGCGGATGATATGGCTCGACACACGCAGGCCTTGGCCTCGACGGCCTCAGGGGTCAATGATTCGGCCGTCCGGGGTGGGGATATTGTGGTCTCTTCTATTCATGGGATGGAATCGGTATCCAACCGGATTCAGGAATCCGCCAGCCGTATTCAGAATTTAGGACAACGTTCCAAGGATATTGGGGACATTATTGGAGTAATCCAGGATATTGCGGAACAGACCAATCTTTTGGCGCTCAATGCAGCCATTGAAGCTGCAAGGGCAGGGGAGCAGGGTCGAGGGTTTGCTGTGGTTGCCGATGAGGTGCGAAAACTGGCTGAGCGAACGGGGAAAGCGACAAAAGAAATTGCGACGGTTATCGAATCTGTACAGGCTGGCACTCACGAAGCGGTTCTTTCGATGGAGGCGGGAACTGAAGAGGCGCATTCCGGCATGGTGCTGGCCAGGGAAGCGGGGAGTCGATTAACGGAGATCGTCCAGGGGGTTCAACGGGTGGTGGATATGATTCAACATTTTGCCGAATCCACGAAACAACAGTCTGCGGTCTCCGGAAAAATCTCTTCGAGTATTCAACAGGTCGCGCAACTCAGTCAGGATAATGAAAGCCACATTCAGGGGGTGGCGACGGCAACGAAGCAATTTGCGGCATTGGCAGAGGATCTCCAAACATCGCTTAGTCGGTTTACGCTAAAAAGATAA
- a CDS encoding methyl-accepting chemotaxis protein, with translation MQCLRIGHKLVLILGTLAVGMIVCGLTVIYQQELGRLQVNLEEEGRIIQAQLEVTRAYIAKNYVGKIKQSSMGPHLHVSRDHEQDPDAVPFPATAIQEIGKELRLAGGYQARYVSDQPMNPANAPKDTFEQKALDLLKNGAKGLSEIETINGVPTFRRVSADVATVEACVNCHGGKKLGDVLGMLSLSIPITQAKEAMVSSVLHSGMWLIGIVGIFVSAVHWLVYRLVLKPLYALMGICRDIAQGEGDLTKRVPVGNGSDEIVELSHDLNSFIEKMQLALSLVSQATNRLVTSTVRLSATVDGVVSTAEGQDGRFLQAASVVEEMTRTAGEVARHSTEAARIAQETAQTARGGQNEMKQSVMDMQQVSHAVVHAANIITALGRSSDQIGEIVRVIEDIADQTNLLALNAAIEAARAGEQGRGFAVVADEVRKLAERTTRATKEIGDMIREIQKDTRSAVSSMEQGTNQVGQGVALAKKTGEALANIHSMINATAGMIQQIANATEVQSTATRQIASDLESMTQATRQANRGVFQSAQACHDLRVVAVDLQKLAGSFKV, from the coding sequence ATGCAGTGCTTAAGAATCGGTCATAAACTCGTATTAATTCTGGGAACCCTAGCCGTTGGAATGATTGTCTGCGGCCTAACCGTGATTTACCAGCAAGAGCTTGGCAGGTTGCAGGTGAATTTGGAGGAAGAAGGAAGGATTATTCAAGCGCAACTTGAAGTCACGAGAGCCTATATTGCCAAAAATTATGTGGGGAAAATAAAACAATCGTCCATGGGGCCTCATCTGCATGTGTCTCGTGATCATGAGCAAGATCCCGATGCCGTTCCTTTTCCCGCCACTGCCATACAGGAAATCGGCAAGGAGTTGAGATTGGCGGGAGGGTATCAGGCCCGGTATGTGAGTGATCAGCCGATGAATCCCGCCAATGCGCCGAAAGATACGTTCGAGCAGAAGGCTCTTGATCTACTGAAAAATGGGGCAAAGGGTCTCAGCGAAATTGAGACGATCAACGGGGTTCCCACCTTTCGACGGGTGAGTGCCGATGTGGCTACCGTGGAGGCCTGCGTAAATTGTCATGGCGGGAAAAAATTGGGAGATGTGCTTGGAATGTTGTCTCTTTCAATTCCGATAACGCAGGCGAAAGAGGCGATGGTCAGTTCGGTGCTCCATTCAGGAATGTGGTTGATCGGAATCGTCGGCATTTTCGTGAGTGCGGTGCATTGGTTGGTTTATCGACTTGTGTTGAAACCTCTATATGCCTTAATGGGTATCTGTCGTGATATTGCACAGGGCGAAGGCGATCTGACGAAACGAGTGCCGGTTGGAAATGGCTCTGATGAAATCGTGGAACTCAGTCACGACCTCAATTCATTTATTGAAAAGATGCAGTTGGCGTTGTCGTTGGTCAGTCAAGCAACAAACCGTCTTGTAACGTCCACCGTTCGGCTTTCTGCGACCGTGGATGGGGTAGTTTCAACCGCTGAAGGGCAGGATGGCCGTTTTTTGCAGGCAGCTTCCGTTGTGGAGGAAATGACCAGGACGGCGGGGGAAGTGGCGCGACATTCTACCGAAGCTGCACGGATTGCTCAGGAAACGGCCCAAACAGCCCGTGGCGGGCAGAATGAGATGAAGCAATCCGTGATGGACATGCAGCAGGTTTCTCATGCAGTGGTCCATGCCGCAAACATTATTACCGCACTCGGGCGGTCTTCGGATCAAATTGGTGAAATCGTTCGCGTGATTGAGGATATTGCGGATCAGACAAATCTTTTGGCACTCAATGCGGCGATTGAGGCTGCTCGGGCGGGTGAACAAGGACGAGGGTTCGCTGTGGTTGCCGATGAAGTGCGGAAGTTAGCAGAACGGACGACCAGGGCAACAAAAGAAATTGGGGATATGATCCGAGAAATTCAGAAGGATACACGAAGTGCTGTTTCGTCGATGGAGCAAGGGACAAATCAGGTCGGACAGGGGGTGGCGTTAGCCAAGAAAACCGGAGAGGCTTTGGCAAACATTCATTCTATGATCAATGCTACGGCGGGGATGATTCAACAAATTGCCAATGCTACGGAAGTGCAATCCACGGCCACGCGACAAATTGCCAGCGATTTAGAATCCATGACCCAGGCAACACGTCAGGCAAACAGAGGAGTCTTTCAATCGGCCCAAGCCTGTCATGATTTACGGGTGGTGGCCGTGGATCTTCAGAAGTTGGCCGGATCATTTAAGGTGTAA
- a CDS encoding chemotaxis protein CheW: MQNTLTKVLPHDDFGEDCGVVLQMVSFQLGDEIFAIDILGVQEIIRMLDITQVPNAPHYVDGVVNLRGKVIPIINLRARFGLSGTEPTKDTRIVVVEVAHMILGFVVDSVEEVLRLSEECIEIPPPTGRGGAEECHKGVGLVNGSLVLLLDLERLFNNQTF, translated from the coding sequence ATGCAGAATACATTGACGAAGGTCTTACCTCATGATGATTTTGGGGAGGACTGTGGAGTTGTTCTCCAAATGGTGAGTTTTCAGTTGGGGGACGAAATCTTTGCCATTGATATTTTAGGGGTTCAAGAAATTATTCGTATGCTGGACATCACTCAGGTTCCGAATGCGCCTCATTATGTGGACGGGGTGGTGAATCTGCGTGGAAAAGTGATCCCCATTATTAACCTTCGGGCCCGCTTTGGTCTGTCTGGGACGGAACCAACCAAGGATACTCGAATTGTGGTTGTAGAAGTCGCTCATATGATTTTAGGATTTGTCGTCGATTCTGTTGAAGAAGTCTTACGCCTGTCGGAAGAATGTATTGAAATACCCCCCCCTACTGGTCGAGGAGGAGCCGAAGAATGTCATAAGGGGGTCGGACTGGTGAATGGGTCTTTGGTGCTACTGCTGGACCTTGAACGCTTGTTTAATAATCAGACTTTTTAA